A stretch of the Planktothricoides raciborskii GIHE-MW2 genome encodes the following:
- a CDS encoding pentapeptide repeat-containing protein, with amino-acid sequence MKENEVLNRYSRGERDFRGFDLSSANLIGAELTHANFSGDNLMEASFARGHLERCFLMEVNLNGAFLYSTNLSYVKLKGSNLIEADLTKANLTGAQLPNVDLTGAKLTGAVLDWVSLYRANLPGVNLCGANLNGINLRCANLTGANLNWTNLSGARLSGALLKGAQMNGVKLSRAFLNGLDLGAVNFSAMELIEVKMSGGKFQGSNFSGANLSGSQLRNVKMDEANLRGADLHNSNLSKSCFLQANLMKTDLREADLRNADLSGANLNLAKLTGADLSNANLQGAYLWGANLDGVCLRGADLRGASLRDAAIVGADLREALLTGATMPDGSIHG; translated from the coding sequence ATGAAGGAAAATGAAGTTTTAAACCGATATTCCAGAGGAGAACGGGATTTTCGCGGATTTGACCTATCCTCTGCTAACTTAATTGGTGCGGAGCTTACCCACGCTAACTTCTCCGGGGATAATTTAATGGAGGCATCCTTCGCTCGCGGTCATTTAGAACGCTGTTTTTTAATGGAAGTCAACTTAAACGGTGCATTTCTTTATAGTACCAATTTAAGTTATGTCAAACTCAAAGGTAGCAATTTAATTGAAGCGGATCTCACGAAAGCCAATCTCACCGGCGCACAATTGCCGAATGTGGATCTCACTGGGGCAAAATTAACGGGTGCGGTGCTGGACTGGGTGAGTCTTTATCGAGCGAACTTACCGGGAGTTAACCTCTGTGGGGCTAACTTAAATGGGATTAACTTGCGTTGTGCCAACCTCACGGGAGCTAACCTGAATTGGACTAACCTCAGTGGTGCCAGATTAAGTGGGGCATTGCTCAAAGGGGCACAAATGAATGGGGTGAAACTGAGTCGAGCTTTTTTAAATGGTTTAGACCTTGGCGCGGTAAATTTCAGTGCCATGGAACTCATCGAAGTGAAAATGAGTGGCGGAAAATTTCAAGGTTCTAACTTTAGTGGTGCTAACCTCAGCGGTTCTCAATTAAGAAATGTGAAAATGGATGAGGCGAACTTGAGAGGTGCAGACTTGCACAATAGCAATTTAAGCAAAAGCTGCTTTCTCCAAGCCAACTTAATGAAAACAGACCTGCGAGAAGCTGACTTGAGAAACGCAGACCTCAGTGGTGCGAATTTGAATTTAGCGAAATTGACCGGGGCAGACTTATCCAATGCCAACCTACAAGGAGCATATTTGTGGGGGGCGAATCTCGACGGCGTTTGCTTGCGAGGTGCGGATCTCCGGGGTGCCAGCTTGCGAGATGCGGCGATCGTCGGCGCTGATTTAAGGGAAGCGTTGTTAACAGGTGCGACCATGCCCGATGGTAGTATTCATGGGTAA
- a CDS encoding peptidoglycan-binding protein, with translation MNAQPSNSNQSWKCTGVSTNPHAEAINNTKKCQYCDRTYDDYLKDHKLEIFQKRLLSYSGMAAIAALLLLISAGVYARQKFAEADRAIRQLEQTKTELAQVNADLKKAEQELETANEKLQRVPKLEKLLADTQNKLESTKTQLQTTQYNLTQTNQNLTQTKHKLQQREQQITEGSKCVKLIGEINNVIWEGAALNPDGVMRIQQTLQSVGFYQGEIDGILAYSTRKSIENFQRDCQAKLERQ, from the coding sequence ATGAATGCACAACCATCTAACTCTAACCAATCTTGGAAATGCACCGGCGTTTCTACCAATCCACACGCGGAGGCAATTAATAATACTAAGAAGTGCCAATACTGTGATAGAACATACGATGATTATCTCAAAGACCATAAACTTGAGATTTTTCAGAAAAGACTACTATCCTATTCTGGTATGGCCGCGATCGCTGCCTTATTGCTACTTATTTCTGCTGGTGTGTATGCAAGACAAAAATTTGCGGAAGCCGATCGCGCAATTAGGCAGCTTGAGCAGACAAAGACTGAACTTGCTCAAGTCAATGCCGACTTAAAGAAAGCAGAACAAGAATTAGAGACAGCCAACGAAAAACTGCAACGAGTTCCTAAATTAGAAAAGTTACTGGCAGACACTCAGAATAAATTAGAGTCAACCAAAACCCAACTGCAAACCACCCAATATAATTTGACGCAAACCAATCAAAACTTGACTCAAACCAAGCATAAATTACAACAACGGGAGCAGCAAATTACTGAAGGAAGTAAATGCGTTAAGTTAATCGGGGAAATTAACAATGTCATCTGGGAAGGTGCCGCGTTAAATCCTGACGGAGTTATGAGGATTCAGCAAACTTTGCAATCTGTTGGTTTCTATCAAGGTGAAATAGATGGAATTTTGGCCTATAGCACCAGAAAATCTATTGAGAATTTTCAGCGAGATTGCCAAGCCAAGTTGGAGCGGCAGTAG
- a CDS encoding contact-dependent growth inhibition system immunity protein has protein sequence MTEKNFPALAQFCGAYFHQDWELEAPDALAVISNYLKDESLEQVEANIKEIEYLLSQNLANEQLKNLLECELNCYYNPTAYGISHSDWLLWVQISLKQGISIRSPLLA, from the coding sequence ATGACCGAAAAAAATTTCCCCGCCCTCGCTCAATTTTGCGGCGCTTACTTTCATCAAGACTGGGAGTTAGAAGCCCCCGATGCTCTCGCCGTTATCAGCAACTACCTTAAAGATGAGTCGCTGGAACAAGTAGAAGCAAACATCAAAGAAATCGAATATTTGCTTTCCCAAAATCTCGCAAATGAGCAATTAAAAAATCTGCTAGAATGTGAATTAAACTGTTACTACAATCCTACTGCTTATGGTATATCTCACTCCGACTGGTTGCTCTGGGTGCAGATATCTCTAAAACAAGGAATTTCTATCAGAAGTCCTTTGTTAGCATAA
- a CDS encoding XisI protein, producing MEKLNYRDLVQKVISQHASDRSEKDVETTEIVFDTERDRYLLLYVGWHDEERMYGCPIHIDIKDGKIWIQRDFTEEGLANQLMELGVPKTDIVLGFRSPYVRQFTEFAVA from the coding sequence ATGGAAAAGTTAAATTATCGAGATTTAGTTCAGAAAGTTATCTCTCAACACGCCAGCGATCGGTCAGAAAAAGATGTAGAAACTACTGAAATTGTTTTTGATACAGAACGCGATCGCTATTTATTGTTGTATGTGGGATGGCATGATGAAGAACGAATGTATGGATGTCCGATTCATATCGATATCAAAGATGGCAAGATTTGGATTCAGCGCGATTTTACAGAAGAAGGATTGGCAAATCAGTTGATGGAATTAGGAGTGCCAAAAACCGATATTGTTTTGGGATTTCGTTCCCCTTATGTGCGGCAGTTTACTGAATTTGCCGTGGCTTAA
- a CDS encoding cyclopropane-fatty-acyl-phospholipid synthase family protein, which translates to MQFHLPYLLRLQQAAVDRGLDHLITIRQQDMAQLEDAPGSIDLIWAEASIYILGFANGLKLCRPLLREGGCLVVSEATWLISAPPQEVLDFWQAEYPAMTPIAGNIKLAEAAGYQVFDHFILPRSAWWDEYLTPLAKRVRQLQPEASQNPGLAEVLAARAKEIDICDRFGDCFGYVFYLMQPSS; encoded by the coding sequence TTGCAATTCCATCTTCCCTACCTATTGCGACTTCAGCAAGCTGCCGTGGACCGAGGACTGGATCATTTAATCACGATCCGCCAGCAAGATATGGCGCAGTTAGAAGATGCTCCGGGTAGTATCGATCTCATATGGGCAGAAGCTTCGATTTATATCCTGGGATTTGCCAATGGCTTAAAATTGTGCCGTCCTTTGTTACGAGAGGGCGGCTGCCTGGTGGTCAGCGAAGCTACTTGGCTGATTTCCGCACCCCCCCAAGAAGTTCTGGACTTTTGGCAAGCCGAATATCCAGCCATGACCCCGATCGCGGGCAACATAAAATTAGCGGAGGCGGCGGGTTATCAAGTGTTCGATCATTTCATTTTGCCCCGGTCGGCTTGGTGGGACGAATATTTGACCCCATTGGCAAAGCGGGTGCGTCAGCTACAACCTGAAGCGAGTCAGAATCCAGGATTGGCCGAGGTGTTGGCCGCAAGGGCAAAAGAAATTGATATTTGCGATCGCTTTGGAGATTGTTTCGGTTATGTTTTTTATCTCATGCAGCCCTCTTCCTAA
- a CDS encoding XisH family protein encodes MSAKDIFHDTVRLALEKDGWTITHDPLFVKVTVQVSIQIDLGAEKLLSAERGEQKIAVEVKSFVGRSTISEFHTAVGQFLNYQLALEKLAPERVLYLAVPNDIYQEFFTDSFVQTVLERYQIKLLVFHAEKQEIILWKS; translated from the coding sequence ATGTCAGCCAAAGATATCTTTCACGATACCGTGCGTTTAGCCCTGGAAAAAGATGGATGGACAATTACCCACGATCCTCTGTTTGTCAAAGTTACTGTGCAAGTTAGCATTCAGATAGATTTAGGCGCAGAAAAATTATTATCGGCTGAAAGGGGAGAACAAAAAATAGCAGTGGAGGTGAAAAGTTTTGTTGGCCGATCGACTATCTCAGAATTTCATACTGCTGTTGGTCAGTTTCTTAACTATCAATTAGCCTTGGAAAAATTGGCACCAGAACGAGTTCTGTATTTGGCTGTACCCAACGATATTTATCAAGAGTTTTTCACAGATTCGTTTGTGCAAACGGTGTTGGAACGATATCAAATAAAACTATTGGTATTTCATGCAGAAAAACAGGAGATCATTTTATGGAAAAGTTAA
- a CDS encoding adenine phosphoribosyltransferase gives MDIKSLIRNIPDFPKPGIMFRDITTLLQNPDGLRGVIDLMAAVCAPLQPDYILGMESRGFIFGTPLAYKLGVGFIPVRKPGKLPGAVYSVEYELEYGTDRLEMHQDALKEGDRVLIVDDLIATGGTAQAAAKMVQQAGAELVGFCFVVELLALGGREKLPNVPIISMVEY, from the coding sequence ATGGATATCAAATCTCTCATTCGCAATATCCCTGATTTTCCCAAACCGGGAATTATGTTTCGAGATATTACCACCCTACTGCAAAATCCTGATGGTCTGCGAGGTGTGATTGACCTGATGGCGGCAGTCTGTGCGCCCCTTCAGCCAGATTATATTCTGGGAATGGAGTCTCGTGGGTTTATTTTTGGCACCCCGTTGGCTTATAAGTTGGGGGTGGGTTTTATTCCGGTGCGGAAACCGGGCAAGCTGCCAGGGGCGGTTTATTCCGTGGAGTACGAGCTTGAATATGGCACCGACCGCTTGGAAATGCACCAAGATGCCCTCAAAGAAGGCGATCGCGTCTTAATTGTTGACGATTTAATTGCCACCGGGGGTACGGCTCAAGCTGCGGCTAAGATGGTTCAGCAAGCGGGGGCAGAATTAGTCGGTTTTTGCTTTGTGGTGGAATTATTGGCCTTGGGTGGTAGAGAAAAACTCCCCAATGTCCCGATTATCTCAATGGTTGAATATTAA
- a CDS encoding contact-dependent growth inhibition system immunity protein encodes MTEKNFPALAQFCGAYFHQDWELEAPDALAVISNYLKDESLEQVETTIKEIEHLLSQNLATEQLKNLLECELNCYYNPTAYGISHSDWLLWVQISLKQGISIRSPLLA; translated from the coding sequence ATGACCGAAAAAAATTTCCCCGCCCTCGCTCAATTTTGCGGCGCTTACTTCCATCAAGACTGGGAGTTAGAAGCCCCCGATGCTCTCGCCGTTATCAGCAACTACCTTAAAGATGAGTCGCTGGAACAAGTAGAAACAACCATCAAAGAAATCGAACATTTGCTTTCCCAAAATCTCGCAACCGAGCAATTAAAAAATCTGCTAGAATGTGAATTAAACTGTTACTACAATCCTACTGCTTATGGTATATCTCACTCCGACTGGTTGCTCTGGGTGCAGATATCTCTAAAACAAGGAATTTCTATCAGAAGTCCTTTGTTAGCATAA
- a CDS encoding DUF1517 domain-containing protein codes for MPPEYLLIFELLWSPQLATDSLSASQFAQDYSDLIPI; via the coding sequence ATGCCGCCAGAATATCTGCTGATTTTTGAATTATTGTGGAGTCCGCAATTGGCAACTGATAGCCTGTCCGCCTCGCAATTTGCTCAAGATTATAGTGATTTAATCCCGATCTAA
- a CDS encoding RNase A-like domain-containing protein — protein MGVTLTRGDSNSVPAQNIQIVLKRDFNVPLGYYILTAYPEL, from the coding sequence ATCGGCGTTACTTTAACTCGCGGGGATTCTAATTCCGTACCCGCGCAAAACATACAAATTGTTTTAAAACGAGATTTTAACGTACCATTAGGATACTATATTCTGACGGCATACCCAGAACTATGA
- a CDS encoding RNase A-like domain-containing protein, which produces MTNFSNITPGGGLTAHELAGGHTLARHVDVTETKLANRLVNQIAIPRSSSFTNREIAEQVIADAIANNQTQITNWLAGNSSRLQIKHTATTAVFRLLNHGRAKHSGSQVNILSNKLSAGMLRPYKNLWFTQHKIAVNLSALL; this is translated from the coding sequence GTGACGAACTTTAGTAATATAACTCCAGGTGGAGGTCTAACAGCCCATGAATTAGCCGGAGGACATACATTAGCACGGCACGTTGATGTAACAGAAACCAAACTCGCTAATCGGCTTGTTAATCAAATAGCTATTCCCCGCTCATCATCGTTCACCAATCGAGAAATTGCGGAACAAGTCATAGCAGATGCGATCGCGAATAACCAAACCCAAATTACCAATTGGCTTGCTGGTAATTCTTCTCGGTTACAAATCAAGCATACTGCGACTACAGCGGTTTTCAGATTACTGAACCACGGTAGGGCGAAGCATTCCGGCAGTCAGGTTAATATTCTAAGTAATAAGCTATCTGCCGGAATGCTTCGCCCCTACAAAAATTTGTGGTTTACTCAACATAAAATTGCTGTAAACCTATCGGCGTTACTTTAA
- a CDS encoding GatB/YqeY domain-containing protein: protein MSLKDRIGEEIKAAMKAKDKIRLETVRSIKKLILEKEVSVRPSGQDSLTEEQEIELLVQLAKQRRDAIEQYQQVGREDLAAQEAQELAIIEEYLPSQLSDAEIASTIEAIIAQVCATSIKDIGKVMGPAMQQLKGKADGKKVQEIVKAKLG from the coding sequence ATGAGCTTAAAAGACCGCATTGGCGAAGAAATTAAGGCCGCCATGAAAGCTAAAGATAAAATCCGCTTGGAAACGGTGCGGAGTATCAAAAAGCTGATTCTGGAAAAAGAAGTCAGCGTCCGTCCGTCCGGTCAGGATAGCTTAACGGAAGAACAAGAAATTGAATTACTGGTGCAGTTGGCGAAACAACGAAGAGACGCGATCGAGCAATATCAACAAGTTGGTCGCGAGGATCTAGCTGCCCAAGAAGCCCAGGAACTAGCCATCATAGAAGAATACTTGCCCAGTCAACTTTCCGACGCCGAAATCGCCAGTACCATTGAAGCGATCATCGCTCAAGTCTGCGCCACCTCCATCAAAGATATCGGTAAAGTCATGGGGCCTGCCATGCAGCAGTTAAAAGGAAAAGCCGATGGCAAAAAAGTCCAAGAAATCGTCAAAGCCAAACTAGGATAG
- a CDS encoding RNase A-like domain-containing protein: MTNFSNITPGGGLTAHELAGGHTLARHVDVTETKLANRLVNQIAIPRSSSFTNREIAEQVIADAIANNQTQITNWLAGNSSRLQIKHTATKSIGVTLTRGDSNSAPAQNIQIVLKRDSNLPLGYYILTAYPEL; the protein is encoded by the coding sequence GTGACGAACTTTAGTAATATAACTCCAGGTGGAGGTCTAACAGCCCATGAATTAGCCGGAGGACATACATTAGCACGGCACGTTGATGTAACAGAAACCAAACTCGCTAATCGGCTTGTTAATCAAATAGCTATTCCCCGCTCATCATCGTTCACCAATCGAGAAATTGCGGAACAAGTCATAGCAGATGCGATCGCGAATAACCAAACCCAAATTACCAATTGGCTTGCTGGTAATTCTTCTCGGTTACAAATCAAGCATACTGCGACTAAATCTATCGGCGTTACTTTAACTCGCGGGGATTCTAATTCCGCACCCGCGCAAAACATACAAATTGTTTTAAAACGAGATTCTAACCTACCATTAGGATACTATATTCTGACGGCATACCCAGAACTATGA
- a CDS encoding Uma2 family endonuclease, which produces MLLEYNPRHCLPSAEDLPDSDDTPVDNQLQHLIPGLLEAILALIWSEKMDWFFGVDMGIYYDPYQPAIVPDGFLSIGVPRIIDSDLRLSYVLWEEQKLPLMVLEVVSQTRRGEYTDKKLEYAQLGILYYVIYKPLRKRKARLEVYRLVEGEYQLLPGEPVWLSEINLGIGRGVGTYQGINREWLYWYDDKGERYLTPEERLLTAEKEILVAKQKADKLAAKLRSLGIDPEEFDF; this is translated from the coding sequence ATGCTACTAGAATATAATCCTAGACATTGCTTGCCTTCCGCTGAAGATTTACCCGATTCTGATGATACACCTGTGGATAATCAACTACAACATCTGATTCCTGGACTACTTGAAGCAATTCTGGCATTAATTTGGTCAGAAAAAATGGATTGGTTTTTTGGGGTGGATATGGGGATTTATTACGATCCTTACCAACCGGCGATCGTTCCTGATGGATTTCTTTCTATCGGAGTTCCCCGAATTATTGACTCAGATTTACGGTTATCCTATGTGTTATGGGAAGAGCAAAAACTGCCATTAATGGTGTTAGAAGTAGTTTCCCAAACTCGCCGGGGAGAATATACCGATAAAAAATTAGAATACGCTCAACTGGGCATCTTATATTATGTGATTTATAAGCCGTTGCGGAAAAGAAAAGCCCGGTTAGAAGTGTATCGACTTGTAGAAGGAGAATATCAATTATTACCAGGTGAACCTGTGTGGTTATCAGAGATAAATTTAGGCATCGGTCGTGGGGTGGGAACCTATCAAGGGATTAACCGAGAATGGCTATATTGGTATGATGACAAAGGAGAAAGATATTTAACTCCAGAGGAGCGACTTTTAACCGCAGAAAAAGAAATACTCGTGGCTAAACAAAAGGCAGATAAATTAGCAGCCAAACTGAGAAGTTTAGGAATTGATCCAGAGGAATTTGATTTCTAG
- a CDS encoding DUF3531 family protein: MQVYFREFNPFDVWFWLEFSTVPSDQEKQYIEEVLDSWFLLGKLGGFNAENLQVQDTGIDISYMHYELDYADQSLTSLMHNMGELEYQGTWARCWFDLGTSDAIAIDILINALQKLSLEYVEIQQLIIGGKNEDWPIDYQDIPALFAEANYQEYN, translated from the coding sequence ATGCAAGTCTATTTTCGCGAATTTAATCCTTTTGATGTCTGGTTTTGGCTAGAGTTTAGCACCGTTCCTAGCGACCAAGAAAAGCAATATATTGAGGAAGTTCTTGACTCCTGGTTTTTACTCGGTAAGCTGGGCGGATTCAATGCGGAGAATTTACAAGTCCAGGATACTGGGATTGACATTAGTTATATGCATTATGAATTGGATTACGCTGACCAAAGTCTCACTTCTTTAATGCACAATATGGGCGAGTTGGAATACCAGGGAACCTGGGCAAGATGTTGGTTTGATTTGGGCACCAGTGATGCGATCGCGATCGATATCCTGATTAATGCCCTGCAAAAACTCAGCTTAGAATATGTAGAAATCCAGCAACTTATTATTGGGGGAAAAAATGAAGACTGGCCCATAGACTATCAGGATATTCCTGCCCTCTTTGCTGAGGCAAACTATCAAGAATATAATTAA